In Dasypus novemcinctus isolate mDasNov1 chromosome 10, mDasNov1.1.hap2, whole genome shotgun sequence, one DNA window encodes the following:
- the TMEM134 gene encoding transmembrane protein 134: MSAARPQFSIDDAFELSLEDAGPGPEASGVARFGPLHFERRARFEVADEDKQSRLRYQNLENDVDGAQASPEPDGGISTRDSGRTSVRSSQWSFSTSTSSTQRSYNACCSWTQHPLILKNRRVVLASFLLLLLGLVLILVGVGLEVTPSPGVSSAIFFVPGFLLLVPGVYHVIFIYCAVKGHRGFQFFYLPYFEK; encoded by the exons ATGAGCGCCGCCCGGCCCCAGTTCAGCATCGATGACGCCTTCGAGCTGTCCCTGGAGGACGCGGGGCCCGGGCCCGAGGCCAGCGGGGTGGCCCGCTTCGGGCCGCTGCACTTCGAGCGCCGGGCCCGGTTCGAGGTGGCCGACGAGGACAAGCAGTCCCGGCTGCGCTACCAG AACCTGGAGAATGATGTGGACGGAGCCCAGGCCTCTCCGGAGCCGGATGGGGGGATCAGCACCAG GGACTCAGGCCGAACCTCAGTCCGCAGCTCCCAGTGGTCCTTTAGCACCAGCACCAGCAGCACCCAGCGCTCCTACAACGCCTGCTGCAG CTGGACCCAACACCCTCTGATCCTGAAGAACCGCCGGGTGGTGCTGGCCtccttcctgctgctgctgctggggctgG tgctgatccTGGTCGGCGTGGGACTGGAGGTGACCCCCTCTCCAG GTGTCTCCAGCGCCATCTTCTTCGTGCCGGGCTTCCTGCTGCTGGTGCCGGGAG TCTACCACGTGATCTTCATCTACTGCGCGGTCAAGGGCCACCGGGGCTTCCAGTTTTTCTACCTGCCCTACTTCGAGAAGTGA